The Clostridium septicum genome contains a region encoding:
- a CDS encoding aminotransferase class I/II-fold pyridoxal phosphate-dependent enzyme, with product MKEKLPLLNELIKYHKENNLILSMPGNKCGKGFLRDGIGENFVRNLGFLDITEVDPLDNLHCPEGVIKDSQELLSKYYKAKKGYFLVNGSSSGNLAAIFSAFNEGDEILVERNCHKSVYNAIILRKLKVIYIEGNIDENNGIFLPPNNDNIYKALKRSKNPKGIILTYPNYFGITYNLENILKNLKSSNLKIIIDGAHGAHFGVTDKLPKSIVNLSDYIVLSAHKTLPSLTQGAYLLTNNEDSNLEFYLKAFTTTSPSYLIMASLDYGRYYLDNYGKEDYEKLITLAEKWKENINSLKKVYILDKEDLIEGYNVDKSRYIITVPKGHNGHKLLAYLRKNKIQAEMSFQLGVVLMLSSFNTDEDFFKIFNAIKALDLSSIYEGKSFNKVYSFIGEKKMEPYEVFNKDSEEINIEDSEGRVCKDSIIPYPPGIPLLCAGEVINKEVILIIKDYIYNNINVIGIYKDKVNVVR from the coding sequence TTGAAGGAAAAATTACCTTTATTAAATGAATTAATAAAGTATCATAAAGAAAATAATTTAATACTTTCTATGCCAGGTAATAAGTGTGGAAAAGGATTTTTAAGAGATGGTATAGGAGAAAACTTTGTAAGAAATTTAGGCTTTTTGGATATAACAGAAGTAGATCCTTTAGATAATCTTCATTGTCCAGAGGGGGTTATTAAAGATTCCCAAGAATTACTTAGTAAATATTACAAGGCAAAAAAAGGATACTTTTTAGTAAATGGTAGTTCAAGTGGTAACCTTGCAGCTATATTTTCAGCTTTCAATGAAGGAGATGAAATATTAGTTGAAAGAAATTGTCATAAATCAGTTTATAATGCCATTATATTAAGAAAGCTGAAAGTAATATATATTGAAGGTAATATAGATGAAAATAATGGAATATTTTTGCCACCTAATAATGATAATATTTATAAGGCTTTAAAAAGATCTAAAAATCCAAAAGGTATAATTTTAACTTATCCTAATTATTTTGGGATTACATATAATTTAGAGAATATATTAAAGAATTTAAAAAGTAGCAATTTAAAAATAATTATAGATGGAGCTCATGGAGCTCATTTTGGAGTAACTGATAAACTACCCAAATCTATAGTTAATCTATCAGATTATATTGTTTTAAGTGCACACAAAACGTTACCTTCATTAACTCAAGGAGCATATCTTTTAACTAATAATGAAGATAGTAATTTAGAGTTTTATTTAAAAGCATTTACAACTACATCGCCATCATATTTAATTATGGCATCTTTAGATTATGGACGCTATTATTTAGATAATTACGGAAAAGAAGATTATGAAAAACTTATAACTCTAGCAGAAAAATGGAAAGAAAATATAAATTCTTTAAAAAAGGTTTATATATTAGATAAAGAAGACTTAATAGAAGGATATAATGTTGATAAAAGTAGATATATTATTACAGTACCTAAAGGGCATAATGGACATAAGCTTTTAGCCTATTTAAGAAAAAATAAAATTCAAGCAGAAATGAGTTTTCAATTGGGAGTAGTTCTTATGTTATCATCATTTAATACAGATGAAGATTTTTTTAAGATATTTAATGCTATAAAAGCATTAGATTTATCTTCAATATACGAAGGAAAGTCCTTTAATAAGGTTTATAGTTTTATTGGAGAAAAAAAGATGGAACCCTATGAAGTCTTTAATAAAGATTCTGAAGAAATAAATATAGAAGACTCGGAAGGAAGAGTATGTAAAGATTCTATAATACCATATCCACCAGGTATACCTTTACTTTGTGCAGGAGAAGTAATAAATAAGGAAGTAATTTTAATTATTAAAGATTATATTTATAACAATATAAATGTAATTGGGATATATAAAGATAAGGTAAATGTAGTAAGATAG
- a CDS encoding pyridoxamine kinase yields MKNKIKRVAAINDMSGIGRCSLTAVIPILSTLGIQCCPFPTAILSNQTEYSKFTFLDLTDNMKEYKNSWKGLDITFDCIYSGFLGSESQINIVSEFVKNNHDALIVIDPVMGDNGIIYDTYTKEMCSRLKELVKMADLVTPNLTEACILTEKDYNSIDITEKNLITIAKEIINLGPKKVIITGIISKNEIWNFAYDKELKESFIVRSNYNNKSYSGTGDIFTSIVVGMLLRGNSLKESIEKASKFIYKVIEFTSKYDTDTKEGIMFELFLRELIL; encoded by the coding sequence TTGAAAAATAAAATTAAGAGAGTTGCAGCAATAAACGATATGTCTGGAATAGGTAGATGTTCATTAACAGCAGTAATACCTATACTTTCAACCTTAGGAATTCAATGTTGTCCTTTTCCAACAGCAATTCTTTCTAATCAAACTGAGTATTCAAAGTTTACATTTTTAGACTTAACAGATAATATGAAAGAATATAAAAACTCATGGAAAGGTTTAGATATTACATTTGATTGTATATATAGTGGTTTTTTAGGTTCAGAAAGCCAAATAAATATTGTATCTGAATTTGTTAAGAATAATCATGATGCATTAATTGTTATAGATCCTGTTATGGGTGATAATGGTATTATTTACGATACTTACACCAAGGAAATGTGTTCTAGACTTAAAGAACTTGTTAAAATGGCTGATTTGGTAACTCCTAATTTAACTGAAGCATGTATTTTGACAGAAAAAGATTATAACTCAATAGATATAACAGAAAAAAATCTTATAACTATTGCAAAGGAAATAATTAATTTAGGTCCTAAAAAAGTAATTATAACTGGCATTATAAGTAAAAATGAAATTTGGAATTTTGCATATGATAAAGAACTTAAGGAGAGTTTTATAGTTAGATCTAATTATAATAATAAATCTTATAGTGGTACAGGTGATATATTTACATCAATAGTAGTAGGTATGTTATTAAGGGGAAATAGCTTAAAGGAATCTATAGAAAAAGCTTCAAAATTTATATATAAAGTAATTGAATTTACTTCAAAATATGATACTGACACAAAAGAAGGAATTATGTTTGAATTATTTTTAAGGGAATTAATTTTATAA
- a CDS encoding threonine/serine exporter family protein yields the protein MDINQILYVAMYAGKIMLESGAETYRVEETIDRICKSYGIAEVDSYATPTVIIVSVYSKGHTSSLVRRISSISVDLNKIDMVNNLSRNIERENLSIYDLEDRLKIIESKERYSFKITLLFSALGAFGFVFLFGGSFVDAISAFFIGFIVKYVTIKGSEIKINPFFINSISAGVLAFFAILSVKIGLASDIDKVIIGSIMLLVPGLSITNAIRDTVAGDLVSGLARGTDAFLTAIAIAIGTGAVLSLWINIFGGL from the coding sequence ATGGATATAAATCAAATACTATATGTTGCTATGTATGCTGGGAAAATTATGTTAGAATCTGGAGCAGAAACATATAGAGTTGAAGAAACTATAGATAGAATATGTAAAAGTTATGGTATAGCGGAAGTTGATAGTTATGCAACACCTACTGTAATTATTGTATCTGTATATAGTAAAGGCCATACATCTTCTTTAGTTAGAAGAATATCTAGTATATCTGTTGACTTGAATAAAATAGATATGGTAAATAATTTGTCAAGAAATATAGAGAGAGAGAATTTATCTATATATGATTTAGAAGATAGATTGAAAATTATAGAAAGTAAAGAAAGATATTCATTTAAGATAACTCTTCTTTTTTCAGCCCTTGGTGCTTTCGGATTCGTATTTCTTTTTGGTGGATCATTTGTAGATGCAATATCAGCATTTTTTATAGGTTTTATAGTTAAGTATGTGACAATAAAAGGTAGTGAAATTAAAATAAATCCATTTTTTATAAATAGTATATCTGCAGGTGTTTTAGCGTTTTTTGCCATTTTATCTGTAAAAATTGGATTAGCATCAGATATAGATAAGGTAATTATAGGATCTATAATGCTTTTAGTTCCAGGACTTTCTATAACTAATGCTATAAGAGATACAGTAGCAGGAGATTTAGTATCTGGGCTAGCAAGAGGAACAGATGCATTTTTAACAGCAATAGCAATAGCTATTGGAACTGGGGCAGTTTTAAGTTTATGGATTAATATATTTGGAGGATTATAG
- a CDS encoding M3 family oligoendopeptidase has translation MKDKLEEKSMFSKYKYKRPDFEMYKNTILKLITEMEIAKDFKEIESKLKIIEKLRSNYDTMFNLSYIRHTINTKDEFYDKEQEYFDTNGPLYSEVDDKFFRFINNSKFKNEFINRYGNQFIKLIDLKLKSFSPEIIEDLKEENRLVTEYGKLIASAKIIYNGEELNVSSIGKYTEDLDRTIRKESSEKLWGFFEENEDKFDEIYDSLVKVRTKIAKKLGYKNFIELGYIRMSRTDYNKEMVEVFRKQVEKYVVPVAIKSFKKQQERLNLNNFTYYDLPIKFLSGNAVPKGDKNWMLDKASKMYSELSNETKEFFDFMINNQLLDLESKKNKAAGGYCTYIADYKSPFIFANFNGTSGDVDVLTHEAGHAFQVYSSRWIDIPEILWPTSESAEIHSMSMEFLTWPWMELFFKNDTEKYKFTHLESALTFIPYGVAVDEFQHYVYENYTATKEERKAAWRKIENKYLPYKDYSENSFLNKGTYWFKQGHIFEVPFYYIDYTLAQICALQFWEKMNENKEESWKDYISLCKEGGTKSFLELVKIANLKSPFKEGCMEEIIDNIDKYLDSIEDKKL, from the coding sequence ATGAAAGATAAATTAGAGGAAAAAAGTATGTTTTCAAAATATAAATATAAAAGACCAGATTTTGAAATGTATAAAAACACTATATTAAAATTAATTACTGAAATGGAGATAGCTAAAGACTTTAAAGAAATTGAATCTAAATTAAAAATAATAGAAAAGCTAAGAAGTAATTATGATACAATGTTTAATTTAAGCTATATTAGGCATACAATAAATACTAAAGATGAATTTTATGATAAAGAACAAGAATATTTTGATACTAATGGACCTCTTTATTCTGAAGTAGATGATAAGTTCTTTAGATTTATAAATAACTCAAAATTTAAAAATGAGTTTATAAATAGGTATGGAAACCAGTTTATAAAATTAATAGATCTTAAATTAAAAAGTTTCTCACCAGAAATTATAGAAGATTTAAAAGAAGAAAATAGATTAGTAACTGAATATGGAAAATTAATTGCATCTGCTAAGATAATTTATAATGGAGAAGAATTAAACGTTTCATCTATAGGTAAATATACAGAGGATTTAGACAGAACTATAAGAAAAGAATCATCTGAAAAACTTTGGGGATTTTTTGAAGAAAATGAAGATAAATTTGATGAAATATATGATTCATTAGTTAAAGTGAGAACTAAAATAGCTAAAAAACTAGGATATAAAAATTTTATAGAATTAGGTTATATAAGAATGTCTAGAACAGACTATAATAAAGAAATGGTAGAAGTTTTCAGAAAACAAGTAGAAAAATATGTTGTACCAGTGGCAATTAAGTCTTTTAAAAAACAGCAGGAAAGATTAAATTTAAATAATTTTACTTATTATGATTTACCTATAAAATTTTTATCAGGAAATGCTGTTCCTAAAGGAGATAAGAATTGGATGTTAGATAAAGCCTCTAAAATGTATTCAGAGCTTTCAAATGAAACAAAAGAATTTTTTGATTTTATGATAAATAATCAATTATTAGATTTAGAAAGTAAAAAAAATAAGGCTGCAGGAGGATATTGCACATATATAGCTGATTATAAATCACCATTTATATTTGCTAATTTTAATGGAACTTCTGGAGATGTAGATGTTTTAACTCATGAAGCTGGTCATGCATTTCAAGTTTATTCATCTAGATGGATAGATATACCAGAAATTCTTTGGCCAACTAGTGAAAGTGCTGAAATTCACTCAATGAGTATGGAGTTTTTAACTTGGCCTTGGATGGAATTATTTTTTAAGAATGATACAGAAAAATATAAATTTACTCATTTAGAAAGTGCGTTAACATTTATTCCCTATGGTGTTGCTGTAGATGAATTCCAACACTATGTTTATGAAAATTATACGGCAACTAAGGAAGAAAGAAAGGCTGCTTGGAGAAAAATAGAAAATAAATATTTGCCATATAAAGACTATAGTGAAAATTCATTTTTAAATAAAGGAACATATTGGTTTAAACAAGGTCATATTTTTGAAGTTCCTTTTTATTATATAGATTATACTTTAGCACAAATATGTGCATTGCAATTTTGGGAAAAAATGAATGAAAACAAAGAAGAATCATGGAAAGATTATATATCTTTATGTAAAGAAGGTGGAACAAAATCATTCTTGGAATTAGTTAAAATTGCAAATCTTAAATCACCCTTTAAAGAAGGATGTATGGAAGAAATTATCGATAATATAGATAAATATTTGGATAGTATAGAAGACAAAAAACTTTAA
- a CDS encoding threonine/serine exporter family protein, with translation MLGETLAAFVATIGFGILFNIKGKKLIFAGIDGAIGWFVYKFILILGLSQVSALFIASISISIFSEVYARVLKTPVTTFIVCALIPLVPGGGMYYTMVEAITGNIMESLETGINTLASAGSLALGIICVSTVTRIIMSYNNSKSFKFRHSRHMKL, from the coding sequence ATGCTTGGTGAAACATTAGCAGCTTTCGTAGCTACAATAGGATTTGGAATATTATTTAATATTAAAGGTAAAAAGCTTATTTTTGCTGGAATTGATGGTGCTATAGGATGGTTTGTATATAAATTTATTTTAATATTAGGATTATCACAGGTTTCAGCATTGTTTATTGCATCCATTAGTATAAGTATATTTTCAGAAGTTTATGCAAGAGTATTAAAAACTCCTGTTACAACATTTATAGTTTGTGCCCTTATTCCATTAGTTCCTGGCGGTGGTATGTATTATACAATGGTAGAAGCAATAACAGGAAATATAATGGAATCTTTAGAAACAGGAATAAACACTTTAGCATCAGCAGGATCACTTGCACTTGGAATAATATGTGTATCTACTGTAACTAGAATTATAATGTCCTATAATAATAGTAAATCATTTAAATTTAGACACAGTAGACATATGAAATTGTAA
- a CDS encoding FtsX-like permease family protein, producing MKSGAFSKDIFRDIKKSKGRFISIIAIVALGVAFFAGVKISPVDMKKTADTYFDNYNLMDIRILSTLGFTDEDCKALKEIKGVEGVFPTYSMDALTTIKSKEYVLKVHGLALDKLGSNDLDYINRLNIIEGRYPEKSGECVIEKSKMDALDIDIGSTITLSSGLDTNITELLKTSEYKVVGVVETPYYLSYDKGKSNIGNGQVNNFIMIPNDDFISKAYTEIFLTVKNAKNVNSYTDEYFDIVNNVKEKVENLGETRAGIRYKDVLKEAEDKIDSGKSELEEKRKLANDELEKAKQKIEISRVQLEGAKEALDIKEKDFNVFISNSEDKIKTSEEELIKGEKAYESALNIFNEKKKMALQEFEKIESLIRNLERNSNELQTKVKDLEIKLENPLLTDEEKLQLENELTEIKDSLESIHTRLKNTQNSLKEQKSTLSKGEEELNNKNIILQNSRKILENEKEKLNDGKKKAENDFSLGRENIEEGKQELINGEDEYNNSKNLLNEELKLAESKIKDAEEALSDLEKPEWFVLDRNSHFSYVDYGNSANSIDALAKVFPVFFFMVAALVCLTTMTRMVDEQRVNIGTLKALGYSKSTIASKYIIYALLASIIGSILGLSIGLTLFPNIVFNAYGIMYTLPDIILEFNIPISLGITLAAILVTTLSAFFACYKELIETPSTLMRPKAPKEGKRILLERIPFLWNKLSFIGKVTIRNILRYKKRFLMTVFGIAGCTALLLTGFGIKDSIKTIVSKQFGEIFKYDMVVNFNKKATIPEKEKAYLNLSKDSRILNSIEVNSENGKVNFKDSEEKDINIIVPKDLKNFENLISLNNRKTNERITLSDDGVVISEKVAKLIKANVGDEIDIINANNKKGTAKITAIAENYTFNYIYITSKVYNETFRTTVEFNSIFASLYDKSKDAEASLAKDITQDAVITGVNYNSSIKNNFNDTIRSLNYVVLIMIVSAGALAFVVLYNLTNVNISERLREIATIKVLGFYDNEVSAYIYRENIILTLVGTGLGLILGEILHKFIMITVELENMMFGRIIDVSSFIFSVILTLFFAILVNFTMYYKLKNIKMVESLKSVD from the coding sequence ATGAAAAGTGGTGCGTTTAGTAAAGATATTTTTAGAGACATAAAAAAGTCTAAAGGAAGATTTATATCAATAATTGCAATTGTAGCTTTAGGAGTAGCTTTTTTTGCAGGGGTTAAAATTTCACCTGTTGATATGAAGAAAACTGCTGATACATATTTTGATAATTATAATCTAATGGATATTAGAATTTTATCTACTCTTGGATTTACAGATGAGGATTGTAAAGCTTTAAAAGAAATTAAAGGAGTTGAAGGAGTTTTTCCAACTTATTCAATGGATGCTTTAACAACAATAAAATCGAAAGAGTATGTATTAAAAGTTCATGGGTTAGCACTAGATAAATTAGGTAGCAATGATTTAGATTATATAAATAGATTAAATATTATTGAGGGAAGATATCCAGAAAAATCTGGTGAATGTGTAATTGAAAAATCAAAAATGGATGCCTTAGATATAGATATAGGTTCAACTATAACTTTATCATCAGGTTTAGATACCAATATAACTGAGTTACTAAAAACTTCAGAATATAAAGTAGTTGGTGTAGTTGAAACTCCCTATTATCTATCATACGATAAAGGAAAATCTAACATAGGAAATGGTCAAGTAAATAATTTTATTATGATTCCCAATGATGATTTTATAAGTAAGGCTTATACTGAAATTTTTCTTACGGTAAAGAATGCTAAAAATGTAAATAGTTATACAGATGAATATTTTGATATTGTAAATAATGTAAAAGAGAAGGTAGAAAATTTAGGGGAAACACGAGCTGGAATTAGATATAAGGATGTATTAAAGGAAGCTGAAGATAAAATAGATTCTGGAAAAAGTGAACTTGAAGAAAAAAGAAAATTAGCTAATGATGAGCTTGAAAAAGCTAAACAAAAGATAGAAATTTCAAGAGTACAACTTGAAGGAGCCAAAGAAGCTTTAGATATTAAAGAAAAAGATTTTAATGTATTTATTTCAAATTCAGAAGATAAAATTAAAACTTCTGAGGAAGAGCTAATTAAAGGTGAGAAAGCATATGAAAGTGCATTAAATATTTTTAATGAAAAGAAAAAAATGGCTTTACAAGAATTTGAAAAAATAGAAAGCCTAATAAGAAACTTAGAAAGAAATTCTAATGAACTACAAACAAAAGTAAAGGATTTAGAAATTAAATTAGAAAATCCATTACTTACTGATGAAGAAAAGTTGCAATTAGAAAATGAATTAACTGAAATAAAAGATTCTTTAGAAAGTATACATACTAGGTTGAAAAATACGCAAAATTCACTTAAAGAACAAAAAAGCACTTTATCTAAAGGTGAAGAAGAACTTAATAATAAAAATATTATTTTGCAAAATTCTAGAAAAATATTAGAAAATGAAAAAGAAAAATTAAATGATGGAAAGAAGAAGGCTGAAAATGATTTTTCCTTAGGAAGAGAAAATATAGAAGAAGGAAAACAGGAACTTATAAATGGTGAAGATGAGTACAATAACTCTAAAAACTTATTAAATGAAGAACTTAAATTAGCTGAAAGTAAAATTAAAGATGCTGAAGAAGCTTTAAGTGATTTAGAAAAACCGGAATGGTTTGTTTTAGATAGAAATTCACACTTCTCCTATGTTGATTATGGTAACTCTGCTAACAGTATTGATGCTTTAGCAAAGGTATTTCCAGTATTTTTCTTTATGGTAGCAGCTTTAGTTTGCCTAACTACAATGACAAGAATGGTGGATGAGCAAAGGGTTAATATAGGAACTTTAAAAGCCCTTGGTTACTCAAAAAGCACTATTGCTTCAAAATATATAATATATGCATTATTAGCAAGTATTATTGGAAGTATTTTAGGATTATCTATTGGACTTACTTTATTTCCTAATATAGTTTTTAATGCCTATGGAATTATGTACACTTTACCAGATATAATTTTAGAGTTTAATATTCCAATTTCTTTAGGGATAACATTAGCAGCAATATTAGTAACTACCCTTTCAGCATTTTTTGCTTGTTATAAAGAGCTTATAGAAACACCATCTACACTTATGAGACCAAAGGCACCTAAAGAAGGGAAAAGAATATTATTAGAAAGAATTCCGTTTCTTTGGAATAAGTTAAGCTTTATTGGTAAAGTAACTATTAGAAATATTCTAAGATATAAAAAGAGATTTTTAATGACTGTTTTTGGAATAGCAGGGTGTACAGCTTTACTTCTTACTGGGTTTGGTATAAAGGATTCTATTAAAACTATAGTATCTAAACAATTTGGAGAAATATTTAAATATGATATGGTAGTTAATTTTAATAAAAAAGCTACGATACCAGAAAAAGAAAAAGCATATTTAAATTTATCTAAAGATTCAAGAATATTAAACTCCATAGAAGTAAATAGTGAAAACGGAAAGGTTAATTTTAAAGATAGTGAAGAAAAAGATATAAATATAATAGTTCCAAAGGATTTAAAGAATTTTGAAAATCTTATATCCTTAAATAATAGAAAAACAAATGAAAGAATAACTTTATCTGATGATGGAGTTGTTATTTCTGAAAAAGTAGCAAAGCTAATAAAAGCTAATGTTGGAGATGAGATAGATATTATAAATGCTAATAATAAGAAAGGAACTGCTAAAATTACCGCCATAGCAGAAAATTATACATTTAATTATATCTATATTACTTCTAAAGTTTATAATGAAACTTTTAGAACAACAGTGGAATTTAATTCAATATTTGCTTCTTTATATGATAAATCTAAAGACGCAGAAGCTTCCTTAGCAAAAGATATTACACAAGATGCTGTTATAACAGGAGTAAATTATAATTCTAGTATTAAAAATAATTTTAATGATACTATTAGAAGTCTAAATTATGTAGTATTAATTATGATAGTGTCAGCTGGTGCATTAGCTTTTGTAGTGTTATATAATCTTACTAACGTTAATATAAGTGAAAGATTAAGAGAAATTGCAACTATTAAAGTATTGGGATTTTATGATAATGAAGTATCTGCTTATATATACAGAGAAAATATAATTTTAACGTTGGTTGGAACAGGTTTAGGTCTTATTCTTGGGGAAATATTACACAAGTTTATTATGATTACAGTTGAACTAGAGAATATGATGTTTGGTAGAATAATTGATGTTTCAAGCTTTATATTTTCTGTAATATTAACACTATTTTTCGCAATACTTGTAAACTTTACAATGTATTATAAACTTAAAAATATTAAAATGGTAGAATCATTAAAATCTGTTGATTAA
- a CDS encoding ABC transporter ATP-binding protein, translating to MKKYIEFIDVKKIYKMGEVEIKALNGVDFNINKGEFVVVAGASGAGKSTILNILGGMDIASSGKVIVDGKDISKYSSKELITYRRYDIGFVFQFYNLVQNLTALENVELATQICKDSLNVSETLDAVGLSNRKNNFPAQLSGGEQQRVAIARALAKNPKLLLCDEPTGALDYNTGKSILKLLQDTCRKMGMTVVIITHNLALTPMGDKVIKVKNGKIESIVINENPVPVERIEW from the coding sequence TTGAAAAAGTACATTGAATTTATAGATGTAAAGAAAATCTATAAAATGGGTGAAGTAGAAATTAAAGCTTTAAATGGAGTGGACTTTAACATTAATAAAGGAGAGTTTGTAGTTGTAGCAGGAGCTAGTGGAGCTGGGAAAAGTACTATATTAAACATATTAGGTGGAATGGATATAGCATCTAGTGGAAAAGTTATTGTAGATGGAAAAGATATTAGTAAGTATTCATCAAAGGAGTTAATAACTTATAGAAGATATGATATAGGATTTGTATTTCAATTTTATAATTTAGTACAAAATCTAACGGCTTTAGAAAATGTAGAATTAGCTACTCAAATATGTAAAGATTCTCTTAATGTAAGCGAAACTCTAGATGCTGTAGGACTTTCTAATAGGAAAAATAATTTTCCAGCTCAGCTGTCAGGTGGAGAACAACAAAGAGTAGCAATTGCAAGAGCCCTTGCTAAAAATCCTAAATTGCTTTTATGTGATGAACCAACAGGGGCTTTAGATTATAACACAGGAAAATCAATTTTAAAATTATTACAAGATACATGTAGGAAGATGGGAATGACTGTAGTAATAATTACCCATAACTTAGCCTTAACACCAATGGGAGATAAAGTTATTAAAGTTAAAAATGGAAAAATAGAAAGCATTGTCATTAATGAAAATCCGGTACCAGTGGAAAGGATTGAGTGGTAA
- a CDS encoding M16 family metallopeptidase, with amino-acid sequence MVEYILKNNIKLVYKKTTSSLTSISISLGAGAAMDGKKLGIAHATEHMVYKGTKNRSEAEINRELSDIFGFQNAMTNYPYVIYYGTLLNDDFKAGISLFKDILVNPEFKEDGFNEEMQVIIEELKEWDEELDQYIEDKLFLNSFSNRRLKNPIIGKLSTLKEMTLKDIRNFYNKYYVPSNTSIAVISSLNFDYVKKVIEEEFNSWEDKKLLKEKELYESPKCEIFYNYREGIKTCKVEIIYSIHNLTEKELKALTIFDEYFGKGVNSILYDTLRTKNGLIYDVLTKISLESHIKLYKINFSTSKENLDYSLKLINDCIDNIVNLKDMLTEEDKKRLIKGIKLKRLFREEQNIILAKELSTYGTMFNDFNRYLDEINNLEDMEIDFIIDVAIKVLKKPSIEIILGK; translated from the coding sequence TTGGTAGAGTATATCTTAAAAAATAATATAAAGTTAGTATATAAAAAAACTACATCAAGTTTAACTTCTATTTCTATATCTTTAGGCGCAGGGGCTGCTATGGACGGAAAAAAACTAGGAATAGCCCATGCTACTGAACATATGGTTTACAAAGGAACAAAGAATAGAAGTGAAGCTGAAATCAATAGGGAATTAAGTGATATTTTTGGGTTTCAAAATGCTATGACTAATTATCCATATGTAATTTATTATGGAACTCTTTTAAATGATGATTTTAAAGCGGGAATATCTTTATTTAAAGATATTCTTGTAAATCCAGAGTTTAAAGAAGATGGTTTTAATGAGGAAATGCAAGTAATTATTGAGGAGCTTAAGGAATGGGATGAAGAATTAGATCAATATATTGAAGATAAGCTTTTTCTAAATTCTTTTAGTAATAGAAGATTAAAGAATCCTATTATAGGAAAGTTAAGTACTTTAAAAGAAATGACTTTAAAAGATATAAGAAACTTTTATAATAAGTATTATGTTCCAAGCAATACTTCAATAGCAGTAATATCCTCTTTAAATTTTGATTATGTAAAAAAAGTAATAGAAGAAGAATTTAATAGTTGGGAAGATAAAAAATTACTTAAAGAAAAAGAATTATATGAAAGCCCTAAATGTGAAATCTTTTATAATTATAGAGAAGGTATAAAAACTTGTAAAGTAGAGATTATATATTCTATTCATAACTTAACAGAAAAAGAATTAAAGGCCTTAACCATATTTGATGAATATTTTGGAAAAGGAGTAAACTCAATTCTTTACGATACATTAAGGACTAAAAATGGCCTTATTTATGATGTACTTACTAAGATATCTTTAGAAAGTCATATAAAATTATATAAGATAAATTTTAGTACTTCAAAAGAAAATCTAGATTATTCATTAAAGTTGATTAATGATTGTATAGATAACATAGTTAATTTAAAAGATATGCTAACTGAAGAAGATAAAAAAAGATTAATTAAAGGCATTAAATTAAAAAGGTTATTTAGAGAAGAACAAAATATAATTTTAGCTAAAGAACTTTCTACTTATGGAACAATGTTTAATGATTTTAATAGATATTTAGATGAAATTAATAATCTAGAGGATATGGAAATTGATTTTATAATTGATGTTGCAATAAAAGTATTAAAAAAACCTTCTATAGAAATAATATTAGGTAAATAG
- a CDS encoding thioredoxin family protein: protein MKIINSYYELKEFINNNSLSIIYFSTNTCTACNALKPKLISLINEFKDIKIAEVKADKSIELVAQLNMFMVPAILFFVNGKETLRESKYISISELKNKLERVVNLYER, encoded by the coding sequence ATGAAGATTATTAATAGTTATTATGAACTTAAAGAATTTATAAATAATAATTCTTTAAGTATTATATATTTTAGTACTAATACATGTACAGCTTGTAATGCTTTAAAACCTAAACTAATATCATTAATAAATGAGTTTAAAGATATTAAAATAGCAGAAGTTAAAGCTGATAAATCTATAGAATTAGTAGCTCAGTTAAATATGTTTATGGTACCAGCTATTTTATTCTTTGTAAATGGAAAAGAAACATTAAGAGAATCCAAATATATAAGTATAAGTGAACTTAAAAATAAATTAGAAAGGGTTGTGAATTTATATGAAAGATAA